The following coding sequences are from one Hevea brasiliensis isolate MT/VB/25A 57/8 unplaced genomic scaffold, ASM3005281v1 Scaf516, whole genome shotgun sequence window:
- the LOC131177504 gene encoding signal recognition particle 43 kDa protein, chloroplastic-like has protein sequence MESSLFANQCLSRLKLSPNLKIPSSPFFSHQFPNLKTPHVNYKPSFTLFAIQNQETQNPLQENTTTTNAAQDDESFGEVSKIIGSRALQGGTGMEYLIEWKDGHAPSWVPFDYIAKDVVAEYETPWWTAAKKADEPALSRILNADDGRDVDAVDSYGRTALLFVSGLGSEACVKLLAEAGANLNHRDNSGGLTALHMASGYVQPGVVKLLIDLGADPEVQDDRGLTPLELAKEILKVTPKGNPVQFARRLGLENVIKILDEEIFEYAEVQEILERRGKGDKVEYLVKWKDGSNNEWVKGQFIGEDLVKDFEGGLEYAVAEGVMGKRVGDDGKNEYLVKWTDIDEATWEPEENVDPDLIKEYAEAQLSKDGNGSP, from the coding sequence ATGGAGAGTAGTCTCTTTGCTAATCAATGTCTTTCTCGTCTCAAACTTTCTCCCAATCTCAAAATCCCTTCTTCTCCTTTCTTTTCCCATCAATTTCCAAACCTCAAAACACCCCATGTCAATTATAAGCCCTCCTTTACTCTCTTTGCCATCCAAAATCAAGAAACACAGAACCCGCTTCAAGAAAACACCACCACCACTAACGCTGCCCAAGATGACGAGTCCTTCGGCGAAGTTAGCAAGATTATTGGCAGCAGAGCCCTCCAAGGCGGCACCGGCATGGAGTACTTGATAGAATGGAAAGATGGCCATGCACCTTCATGGGTACCATTTGATTACATTGCCAAAGATGTGGTCGCCGAGTATGAAACTCCATGGTGGACCGCAGCTAAAAAAGCCGACGAGCCTGCTCTCAGCCGAATTCTCAACGCTGATGATGGACGTGATGTCGATGCTGTCGACAGTTACGGCCGTACCGCTTTACTTTTCGTATCCGGTCTCGGCTCCGAAGCTTGTGTTAAGCTCCTAGCCGAAGCTGGGGCGAATTTGAACCACCGCGACAACAGTGGCGGCTTAACGGCTCTTCACATGGCTTCCGGATACGTGCAGCCGGGTGTGGTTAAGTTGCTAATCGATCTCGGGGCGGATCCTGAAGTGCAAGACGATCGAGGATTGACACCGTTGGAATTGGCTAAAGAAATTCTGAAAGTGACTCCAAAAGGCAACCCAGTGCAATTTGCAAGAAGATTGGGGCTAGAAAATGTAATAAAAATTCTAGACGAGGAAATATTCGAGTACGCGGAGGTGCAGGAGATATTGGAGAGGAGAGGGAAGGGCGATAAGGTGGAGTATTTGGTCAAATGGAAGGACGGTAGTAATAATGAGTGGGTGAAAGGCCAGTTTATCGGCGAGGATTTAGTGAAGGATTTTGAGGGAGGACTAGAGTATGCTGTAGCAGAGGGAGTGATGGGTAAGAGAGTTGGCGATGATGGGAAGAATGAGTATCTTGTAAAGTGGACGGATATTGATGAGGCCACGTGGGAGCCGGAAGAGAATGTAGATCCTGATTTGATCAAGGAGTATGCTGAGGCCCAGTTAAGCAAGGATGGGAATGGATCTCCTTGA
- the LOC110644513 gene encoding probable linoleate 9S-lipoxygenase 5, with protein MFQNIVDAITGDNNGNKKKCLSGECKKIKGTVVLMKKNVLDFNDFHASVLDRVHELLGQGVSLQLISAVNCSETAENGLQGKVGEPAYLEDWITTIAPLTPGDSAFKVTFDWDDEIGIPGAFIIKNNHHSEFYLKTLTLEDVPGQARIHFVCNSWVYPAERYKKDRIFFANKTYLPHETPIPLRKYREEELVNLRGDGKAELQEWDRVYDYAYYNDLGDPDNGSKYVRPILGGSAEYPYPRRGRTGRPPAESDRNYESRLPLLMSLNIYVPRDERFGHLKMADFLAYALKSIAQFVKPELEALFDSTPNEFDSFDDVLKLYEGGIELPDGPLLDNIRKNIPLEMLKEIFRTDGERLFKFPMPQVIKESKTAWRTDEEFGREMLAGVNPVIIRRLKEFPPKSKLDGKLYGDQNSQITEEHINNSLDGLTIDEAIKNNKLYILDHHDTVMPYLRRINATSTKTYATRTLLFLKGDGTLKPLAIELSLPHPERDQLGPISKVFTPAEDGVEGSIWQLAKAYVAVIDSGIHQLISHWLHTHAAIEPFVIATNRHLSVLHPIYKLLHPHFRDTMNINAVARQILINAAGLLEFTVFPTKYAMELTSMAYKSWNFTEQALPKDLKKRGMAVDDPNSPHGLRVLLKDYPYAVDGLEIWSAIREWVKDYCSFYYETDDIVIKDHELQSWWKEIREVAHGDKKDEPWWPKMEKREELIESCTIIIWVASALHAAINFGQYPYGGYLPNRPSISRRFMPEKGTPEYEELKTNPDKAFLKTVTAQLQTVIGISLIEILSRHSSDEVYLGQRDAPGWTTDDKPLEAFEEFGKKLEKIEERIIEMNKDGELKNRVGPVMMPYTLLVPSSDVGLTGRGIPNSVSI; from the exons ATGTTTCAGAACATAGTGGATGCCATTACTGGTGACAATAATGGCAATAAGAAAAAGTGTTTGAGTGGTGAGTGCAAGAAGATCAAAGGTACTGTTGTTTTGATGAAAAAGAACGTTTTGGACTTCAATGACTTCCATGCTTCTGTTCTTGATCGTGTTCATGAGTTGCTTGGCCAAGGAGTCTCTCTGCAACTCATTAGTGCTGTTAACTGCAGTGAGACTGCAG AGAATGGTCTGCAGGGGAAAGTAGGGGAGCCTGCATATTTGGAAGACTGGATTACTACAATTGCTCCCTTAACACCAGGAGACTCAGCATTCAAAGTTACCTTTGATTGGGATGATGAGATTGGAATTCCAGGGGCATTCATCATAAAAAACAATCATCACAGTGAATTTTACCTGAAAACTCTCACCCTTGAAGATGTTCCTGGCCAAGCTCGAATCCATTTTGTCTGCAACTCATGGGTTTACCCTGCCGAACGATACAAGAAAGATCGTATTTTCTTTGCAAACAAG ACGTATCTCCCACATGAAACGCCAATACCACTGCGCAAGTACAGGGAGGAAGAACTGGTGAACTTGAGAGGAGATGGAAAAGCAGAGCTCCAAGAATGGGATCGTGTCTATGACTATGCTTACTACAATGATTTGGGAGATCCTGATAATGGTTCAAAGTATGTCCGCCCAATTCTTGGAGGGTCTGCTGAGTACCCTTATCCTCGCAGGGGAAGAACAGGCAGACCACCAGCTGAATCAG ATCGCAACTATGAAAGCAGGCTGCCACTTCTCATGAGCTTGAATATTTATGTTCCAAGAGATGAACGATTTGGCCACTTAAAGATGGCTGACTTCCTTGCTTATGCACTGAAATCAATAGCTCAGTTTGTTAAACCTGAACTCGAGGCCCTATTTGACAGCACCCCAAATGAATTTGACTCTTTTGATGATGTGTTAAAGCTCTATGAGGGAGGGATTGAGTTGCCTGATGGCCCCCTACTAGACAATATAAGGAAAAACATTCCACTGGAGATGCTCAAGGAAATTTTCCGAACCGATGGGGAGCGGCTTTTCAAATTTCCAATGCCTCAAGTAATTAAAG AAAGCAAGACTGCTTGGAGGACTGATGAAGAATTTGGCAGAGAAATGCTGGCTGGTGTAAACCCTGTCATCATTCGTCGTCTCAAG GAATTCCCTCCAAAAAGCAAGCTAGACGGCAAACTTTATGGTGATCAAAAcagtcaaataactgaagaacacATAAATAATAGCCTAGACGGATTGACCATAGATGAG GCAATCAAGAACAACAAGCTATACATATTAGATCACCATGACACAGTGATGCCATACCTGAGGCGTATAAATGCTACTTCCACAAAGACATATGCAACTAGGACCTTACTTTTCTTGAAAGGTGATGGTACTCTGAAGCCTCTTGCAATTGAATTAAGCCTGCCTCATCCTGAGAGAGATCAACTCGGACCCATTAGCAAAGTATTCACACCAGCTGAAGATGGCGTTGAAGGTTCCATTTGGCAACTGGCTAAAGCTTATGTGGCTGTAATTGATTCTGGCATTCACCAGCTTATCAGCCACTG GTTGCATACCCATGCAGCGATTGAGCCATTTGTGATTGCAACAAATAGGCATCTAAGTGTGCTTCATCCAATATACAAACTTCTGCACCCTCACTTTCGTGACACAATGAACATAAATGCAGTTGCCAGACAGATACTCATTAATGCTGCTGGATTGTTGGAGTTTACAGTATTTCCTACAAAGTATGCCATGGAACTGACATCCATGGCTTACAAAAGCTGGAATTTCACTGAGCAAGCACTTCCTAAGGATCTAAAGAAGAG AGGAATGGCAGTTGATGATCCTAATTCCCCACATGGTCTCCGCGTACTGTTAAAAGACTACCCCTATGCCGTTGATGGGCTTGAGATATGGTCTGCAATTAGAGAATGGGTGAAAGACTATTGCTCCTTTTACTACGAAACAGATGACATTGTCATAAAGGATCATGAACTCCAATCATGGTGGAAGGAAATCCGGGAGGTAGCCCACGGCGACAAGAAAGATGAGCCCTGGTGGCCTAAGATGGAGAAAAGGGAAGAGTTGATAGAATCATGCACCATAATAATATGGGTGGCATCTGCTCTCCATGCAGCAATCAACTTCGGTCAATACCCTTATGGAGGCTACCTCCCCAATCGTCCAAGCATAAGCCGCAGGTTTATGCCTGAAAAAGGCACTCCTGAATATGAGGAGCTTAAAACCAACCCTGATAAGGCTTTCCTTAAAACAGTCACTGCCCAGTTACAGACTGTTATTGGCATTTCCCTTATAGAAATTTTGTCAAGGCATTCATCAGATGAAGTGTATCTTGGGCAGCGAGACGCGCCTGGATGGACAACAGATGATAAACCATTAGAGGCCTTTGAGGAATTTGGAAAGAAGCTGGAAAAAATTGAGGAGAGGATTATAGAGATGAACaaagatggggaattgaagaaccGTGTTGGACCAGTTATGATGCCATACACCTTGTTAGTTCCTAGCAGCGATGTTGGACTTACTGGCAGGGGAATTCCCAATAGCGTTTCGATCTAA